One window of the Mixophyes fleayi isolate aMixFle1 chromosome 6, aMixFle1.hap1, whole genome shotgun sequence genome contains the following:
- the HEXIM1 gene encoding protein HEXIM1, with the protein MTEVGVQEPTLPCKTLAGGGSLLASKDSGWQQRAEEERGECLRRNPSTLTCPEEDHDKVGDYQKPGQLAHGKNQQEEEWKELGKKRHRRLPSKKKRRWKPYSKLTWEEKKRLEERESQRASRMRAEMFAKGQPVAPYNTTQFLMDDHDQEEPDLCPPQRRAAAFPSLHANSFSKGDSTEEDVEEEDDGTGSDGVGSDDGAEFLQKDFSETYERYHAESLQDMSKQELIREYMELEKCLSRMEEENNRLRLQEVTATQVAGSQDSKILELEMALEKLREENQRLIREREQVVADP; encoded by the coding sequence ATGACTGAAGTGGGAGTTCAGGAGCCAACCTTACCCTGCAAAACTTTGGCAGGTGGGGGATCCCTGCTGGCCAGCAAAGATAGTGGGTGGCAacaaagagcagaggaggagagaggggagtgcCTGAGAAGAAATCCTTCCACCCTGACCTGCCCAGAAGAGGACCATGATAAGGTGGGTGACTATCAGAAGCCTGGACAGCTTGCCCATGGCAAGAACCAACAGGAAGAAGAGTGGAAGGAGCTTGGCAAAAAAAGGCATCGAAGGCTTCCATCCAAAAAGAAGAGGAGGTGGAAACCTTACAGTAAGCTGACTTGGGAGGAGAAAAAGCGTCTGGAAGAGCGTGAGTCTCAGCGGGCATCCAGAATGAGGGCAGAAATGTTTGCAAAAGGGCAGCCCGTGGCACCTTATAACACCACACAGTTCCTCATGGACGATCATGACCAGGAGGAGCCAGATCTGTGCCCACCGCAACGGAGAGCTGCTGCGTTTCCTTCCCTTCATGCCAACTCTTTCAGCAAAGGTGACAGCACGGAGGAAGATGTGGAGGAAGaggacgatgggactggtagCGACGGCGTGGGGAGTGATGATGGTGCAGAATTTTTACAAAAGGATTTTTCAGAGACGTATGAGAGATATCATGCAGAAAGCCTGCAGGACATGAGCAAGCAGGAGCTAATCCGAGAATACATGGAGCTGGAAAAGTGCTTGAGCCGCATGGAGGAAGAGAACAATCGCTTGAGGCTCCAGGAGGTCACTGCCACACAGGTGGCTGGGTCCCAGGACTCAAAAATCCTGGAATTGGAGATGGCGTTAGAGAAGCTTAGAGAAGAAAATCAAAGACTGATACGAGAGAGGGAACAGGTGGTGGCTGACCCTTAA